The following are encoded together in the Capsulimonas corticalis genome:
- a CDS encoding GAF domain-containing protein translates to MPEFAPRDDNEATPNRLRILVEASRQFNTSLDHETVLQKIADSLVHGFADWCSVGMADVATDGNVRVHRLATAHADPEQLARGKALAQQEGSAATASYLRVMRTGQSEYYPEVTEEMLRAGVENPELLQEYLSLRICSLMMVPMTARGRTFGVIALVTTADSNRIFTESDLTLAEDLAQRAAVAIDNARLLREAREATRIQEEAMALHLQAEERLSLLADAASSLIGSLHLSDLVSGILSLSERLFDADAYALWRRGGDGVWRMASQSGLSEAFVRSQVPTGGHPAPTEPVIIEDVALDERMAPRLEVLRGEGVQALLVLPLILHGEPTGTFVFYYRRRQKFEPLEVRVASALGNLAASAITTVELYEEQNRLRAAAEQEVAERKRVEQENTRLLREARAAANQQRKFLRDVLASVTEGKLHLCATAGDLPRRSTPHLPPVALVAETISQLRRQAITASEHTHLPEDRAQDLVTAVSEVAMNAVVHGGGGSGAVCVSRSGTLQVWIEDQGKGINMDRLPLATLERGFTTAGTLGYGFWLVLNTVDRVWLLTGPTGTTVVLEMDRQKPLPSWRQKLS, encoded by the coding sequence ATGCCAGAATTCGCGCCGCGCGATGACAACGAAGCCACGCCCAACCGATTGCGTATTCTCGTGGAAGCCAGCCGGCAGTTCAATACGTCGCTCGACCACGAAACCGTCCTGCAAAAGATCGCCGATTCCCTGGTGCATGGCTTTGCCGACTGGTGCTCCGTGGGCATGGCCGATGTCGCGACGGATGGAAACGTTCGCGTCCATCGCCTCGCCACCGCCCACGCCGATCCGGAGCAGCTGGCCCGGGGCAAGGCGCTCGCGCAGCAGGAGGGATCGGCCGCCACCGCCTCCTATCTGCGCGTGATGCGCACGGGCCAATCGGAGTACTATCCCGAAGTGACGGAAGAGATGCTGCGCGCCGGCGTCGAAAACCCCGAACTCCTCCAGGAATATCTCAGCCTTCGGATCTGCTCCCTGATGATGGTCCCGATGACGGCGCGCGGGCGGACGTTCGGCGTCATCGCGCTGGTGACGACCGCCGATTCGAACCGGATCTTCACGGAAAGCGATCTGACGCTCGCCGAGGACCTGGCGCAGCGCGCGGCGGTGGCAATCGACAACGCGCGTCTTCTGCGCGAAGCCAGGGAGGCGACACGCATTCAGGAAGAAGCGATGGCGCTGCACTTGCAGGCCGAAGAGCGTCTTTCCCTGCTGGCGGACGCGGCGAGCTCCTTGATCGGATCGCTGCATCTGAGCGACCTGGTGAGCGGGATCCTGAGCCTCTCCGAGCGCCTCTTTGACGCCGACGCCTATGCGCTCTGGCGGCGCGGCGGCGACGGCGTCTGGCGGATGGCGTCGCAGTCCGGCCTGTCCGAGGCGTTCGTGCGCTCGCAAGTTCCGACAGGGGGGCATCCCGCGCCGACGGAGCCGGTGATCATCGAAGACGTCGCGCTTGATGAACGGATGGCGCCTCGTCTGGAGGTCTTGCGCGGCGAAGGCGTGCAGGCGCTGCTCGTTCTGCCGCTTATCCTGCACGGAGAGCCTACCGGAACGTTCGTCTTTTATTACCGGCGGCGCCAAAAGTTTGAGCCTCTGGAAGTGCGTGTCGCCTCCGCGCTGGGCAACCTGGCGGCGTCGGCCATCACCACGGTCGAGCTTTATGAGGAGCAAAACCGGCTGCGCGCGGCGGCGGAGCAGGAGGTCGCGGAGCGCAAGCGCGTCGAGCAGGAAAACACGCGCCTGCTGCGCGAGGCGCGCGCGGCGGCGAACCAGCAGCGCAAATTCCTGCGCGATGTCCTCGCCAGCGTCACCGAAGGCAAGCTCCATCTGTGCGCCACGGCCGGCGATCTTCCGCGCCGGTCCACTCCCCATTTGCCGCCGGTCGCCCTGGTGGCGGAGACCATTTCGCAGCTGCGCCGCCAGGCGATCACCGCATCGGAGCATACCCATCTGCCCGAGGACCGGGCGCAGGATCTGGTCACCGCCGTCAGCGAAGTCGCCATGAACGCCGTAGTCCATGGCGGAGGCGGCTCGGGCGCCGTGTGCGTCAGCCGCTCCGGAACGCTGCAAGTCTGGATCGAAGACCAGGGCAAGGGGATCAATATGGACCGCCTGCCGCTCGCGACGCTGGAGCGCGGATTCACCACGGCCGGCACGCTGGGCTATGGGTTCTGGCTCGTTCTGAATACCGTCGACCGCGTCTGGCTCCTGACAGGGCCGACCGGGACCACGGTCGTGCTCGAAATGGATCGCCAGAAGCCGCTTCCCTCCTGGCGTCAGAAACTCAGCTAA
- a CDS encoding SpoIIE family protein phosphatase: MNKPTIPPHKPLTPYPLWFSLALSPALVAVMTMLLEWVQHFLTVRVDHYVRPYGIAYVIPIAVLTAVGGRRVGFLTLLLSLGSEWYFLISPRLSFSVRNQGDWVELGFLVLVGLLVVAGIDAMRRNAQLLASAQAMAAREALINKVNDALGDTDDSDALQETAARELASLLRLDLCYFGVLENDGSIRPVASISEAASLRQNSRPPNSRRPPVVQIDFARVFHDQEPLVVTDAASDLIAAPVAAILAREAVRAAVFVPIPQPGVSSVLLIAAMTDTPREWSEEEIATIKAVALHTRAAVQAARVRLRNKTIASVLQEALLPTTPETIPGLDVAPFYRPALVEASVGGDFYDVFEVTEKTFALVVGDVSGKGLAAAVQVAIVRNMLRCLLYQEARAGDAVTRLNDMLATHNLLSGFTTLFVGLYQSTPKILTYVSCGHEPGLLRRADTQTVEELAPTGAILGAAAGMVYAEESVVLCAGDMLAIYTDGVTDAGTRSDKFLGVAGLSKLLQRSGARQSAEKIVSQVMREVEAHADGSLRDDACLLIAVA, encoded by the coding sequence ATGAATAAGCCGACCATTCCGCCGCATAAGCCGCTCACTCCTTACCCCTTATGGTTCTCGCTCGCGCTTTCGCCGGCGCTGGTCGCTGTCATGACGATGCTGCTGGAGTGGGTGCAGCATTTTTTGACGGTCCGCGTCGACCACTATGTCCGGCCTTACGGGATCGCATACGTCATCCCGATCGCCGTCCTCACGGCTGTCGGCGGGCGGCGCGTCGGATTTCTCACGCTGCTTTTGTCTCTTGGCTCGGAGTGGTATTTTCTGATCTCGCCCCGCCTGTCATTCTCGGTCCGGAACCAGGGCGACTGGGTCGAACTGGGCTTCCTCGTGCTTGTAGGACTTCTGGTGGTGGCCGGCATCGACGCCATGCGGCGCAACGCGCAACTGCTCGCCTCGGCGCAGGCGATGGCGGCGCGCGAGGCGCTCATCAACAAGGTCAACGACGCGCTGGGCGACACGGACGATTCCGACGCGCTTCAGGAGACGGCCGCGCGTGAACTCGCCAGCCTCCTGCGGCTGGACCTGTGCTACTTCGGCGTCCTGGAAAACGACGGGAGCATCCGCCCCGTCGCCTCCATTTCGGAGGCGGCCTCCCTGCGGCAGAACTCTCGGCCGCCAAATTCGCGCCGCCCGCCGGTCGTTCAGATCGACTTCGCCCGCGTCTTCCACGACCAGGAGCCGCTCGTCGTGACGGACGCGGCGAGCGATCTGATCGCCGCGCCGGTGGCCGCGATCCTGGCGCGGGAGGCGGTCCGCGCCGCCGTGTTCGTTCCGATCCCGCAGCCGGGAGTCTCGTCGGTCCTGCTGATCGCCGCGATGACGGATACGCCCCGGGAGTGGTCGGAGGAAGAGATTGCGACCATCAAGGCCGTCGCCCTCCACACGCGGGCGGCGGTGCAGGCGGCGCGCGTGCGCCTGCGCAACAAGACGATCGCCAGCGTCCTCCAGGAGGCTCTGCTGCCCACGACGCCCGAAACGATCCCCGGCCTCGATGTCGCTCCGTTTTACCGTCCCGCGCTCGTCGAAGCCAGCGTCGGCGGCGATTTTTACGATGTCTTCGAGGTGACGGAAAAGACCTTCGCGCTGGTGGTGGGCGATGTGAGCGGCAAGGGGCTGGCGGCGGCGGTGCAGGTCGCGATCGTGCGCAACATGCTCCGCTGCCTGCTTTACCAGGAAGCGCGCGCCGGCGACGCCGTCACGCGCCTGAACGACATGCTCGCGACACACAATCTGCTCTCCGGGTTCACCACCCTCTTCGTCGGCCTGTACCAATCGACGCCTAAAATCCTGACTTATGTCTCCTGCGGCCACGAGCCGGGCTTGCTGCGCCGGGCCGACACGCAGACGGTGGAGGAGCTCGCGCCCACGGGGGCGATTCTGGGGGCCGCCGCCGGAATGGTGTACGCCGAAGAAAGCGTGGTTCTCTGCGCGGGCGACATGCTCGCCATCTACACGGACGGCGTCACGGACGCCGGAACGCGCTCGGACAAATTCCTGGGCGTCGCCGGGCTGAGCAAGCTGTTGCAGCGCTCCGGAGCGCGTCAAAGCGCCGAAAAGATCGTC